The genomic DNA tctcctctcctcctctctctctcagccCTCTCCTCCCTCCGGTACGCTCTACAtgtctctccctctctctctcattctctgtttctcatttttttctgaTTCAGCGATTCTGATCGATTGCGGCGCCTCCACCTCCTCCGTAATCAACAACCGCAAATGGCGATCCGACACGGACCTCATCTCCGCCGGAACGTCCAAGAACGTCACCGGACAAGTCCTCGACCAAATCCTATCGACCCTCAGATCCTTCCCTCTTAACCTACGTCGCAAGTTCTGCTACGTCGTCACCGTCTCCCGCGGGTGGAAGTACATGATCAGGACGACGTATTTCTACGGAGGAGTCAACGGGAAAGGACACTCCTCCTCCGGTTTTCGATCAGATCGTCGACGGGACGCTCTGGGGAGTCGTCAACACCACGGCCGATTACGCGGACGGTCTTGCTTCTTATTACGAAGGGGTGTTTCTGGCGCAGGGGAAGTCTATAAGCGTGTGCATTGGTTCGAATACGTATACCACTTCTGATCCGTTTATCTCGGCGTTGGAGGTTGTTAGGCTTGATGGTACTGTTTACAATTCAACTCAGTTCAAAGAGTTTGGGATGAGTCTTGTTGCTAGGCATGCTTTTGGGTACAGTGGACCAATCATCAGGTACAGCTCTTAGAGATTAGTGCTTTGTTGTAGTGTGAAAggttgaatatatttttatatgaaggCAATGTAGTCAATACTAGGAATGGTTTTGAGTAGAACCGGTCGTGGACATATGGACATAGGCAAGTGAAACATTACACTAGTCTCAAATTTTAAGAGAGAATTTACATAATTCTACTGAGTTCAGAAAGTTTGGGCTAAGTCTTGTTGCTAGACATCCTTTTGGTTACAGTGGACCAATCATCAGGTATGGTGCTTTGGAAGCTCTTAAAGATTAGTGCTTTGTTATAGTAAGAAAAGGTAGAATCTTTTGATATGAAGAAATGGTTTTGAGCAGAACCGGCCTTAGACATAGGCAAGTGTAACATTGGTCTCTCACCCTAAAATTTAAAGAGAATCTGCATAAACATaagtttacaaaattaaattaaaattgttatgaaattatttatagtcTCCAAAATCTCAGTTTCTGTCCTGCTTTTGAGCTTGCTATTGATATAGTTTACATGCAGTGTGGTTATATAGTATCAGTTTTCCATccaaactttatatttttttaccacTTGACTCATTCTTTTAATCTAAGATTTTGATTCTTGCATGTTTCAGTTGTAGTATATTGTTCTTTCAGAGTTTCTCTTGTTAATCTATATAAgcttttaaatatatgttgcTTCCAGGTTTCCAGATGATGAGTTTGATAGGTTTTGGGAGCCATACTCTCTAAACTCTACAGTACCAAACAATCGAAAACTAGAAGTTTCTGGTTTCTGGAACCTCCCTCCTTCTAGGATATTCAACACGGATCTAAGAGCTAACCAGGTCCAACCTCTGGAGTTCACATGGCCACCAATGCCCTTGAAAAACTCCTTTTACTATATCGCCCTATACTTCGCTCATGACTCTGATTCGTTGGGAGATGGAACCAGAGTCTTTGATGTCTCTGTGAATGGTATAGCGTATTATAAAGACCTCTCTGTCACTCCAGCTGGTTCGGTTATATTTGCTAGCAGGTGGCCTCTTGAAGGTCTCACAACGTTGACTCTGACTCCTGCAAGTGGCTCAACGCTTGCACCTCTTGTCAACGGTGGTGAAATGTTTGAGTTGATATCTATTGGAGGGAAAACGCTTGTTCGAGATGGTATGACTGTTAGTTTTGATAAGCACCCATTAGCTGGTGATTAACAATGCtggctttttgttttttttttattaatgcaGCGACTGCTCTGAATGCTATTAAAAGAAGTTTCAAAAACGTACCAGTTGATTGGAACGGAGATCCTTGTATGCCTAAGAACTACTCGTGGAGTGGTGTTACCTGCTCTCATGGCCCTCGGATTCGCATAGTAGCTTTGTGAGTTTGGAATGTCGTCTGTGTTTTTGTTTATGCATTAGTTTGAAAATATTCTAATCCATTGTTGTTCACAGGAACTTAACTAGTATGGGACTTTCAGGTTCACTTGCACCTCAAGTTGCCAAGTTAACAGCATTGTCCTCCATGTAAGGAACTTTGACAAGTGAACAGTTAGTGTTTATGCCTTAAACGTCAAAAACATTACTTGATATTTTTGTGTTCTGAACAGTTGGCTGGGAAATAATTCTCTCTCGGGAAGTATACCTGACTTCACTTCACTCAAGTTTCTGGAATCAGTGTAAGCAGCTAATTCTTATGTGGCAATTGAACACAGAGAGAGACATATAAGCTAATCTCATCACTTTTCCTTGTAGGCACTTGGAAGACAACAGTTTCAGTGGAACTTTTCCTTCATTCTTCGGTGGAGTGCCACACTTGCGAGAGCTGTAAGTTTCAAAGTCTCGTATTACTTATATACAGTCCTTTGGTTACTCTAGATGTGCATATTGTCTGCTTCTTCTGGTCAAGATTCTTGCCTTGTGGATGGAAAAGACATTACACCTTTTGTCTTTTTAGCTTTACTTTTTTAAGATTCAAAGGCCATACATAGTAAACAATGCACTATATTCTCATGTCCATAGCTTTACTTCAACCATTGCATTGTCCCGATTTTCTTGCCATGGGGGATGAATTTCTGACtttaggattttttttcttttttttttttcggtgaATCATTAGGTTCTTGCAAAACAATAACCTAACTGGCAAGGTTCCTAGCAAACTTCTTCAGAAGCCAGGACTTGAGCTAAGGTAAGCTATCAAAACTCCAGGAATGGTTTTGACCGTTCAAATCTGACCTTTGAATTGGCTAATACAACTAACTCGCTGATGCTTTATTACTTCAGGGTTTCTGGTAATCCCTTTTTGACTCAACCACCACGTTGATTCAGCCcttttaagaagaagaagaggacaaTGATTTGAGTTTGTGTTATAGTTTTGTAAATTAGAAGCCTCTCACGTGTACAATCCTACTTTAACATATATCTGATGAAATGCTTCATTCTTTTATTACTTACTTTGGGGGACAAGGGAATACTGATTGCATATGTTGtgtaatgaaaaacaaaatacatcATTGTTGTATTATGAATCTTTGTGATAAACTGAGTTTATGTGATGATTCTCAACTATATCCTTTCTCACCCGGATTCAGACTTGTAGATATTCTTTAGATCAAATATCTATCAATATGTCACAAGAGTACAAGAGATATATGAATAAGGAGAGCTGTAAGTCTGTAAAAAGTGGAGCCTGGTTCAAAAATGGTGAAGCAGAATCAATTGGTGCAGGGAAAAGTAAATTTGAGAAAACATCTGAATCTTGCATGTGCCCATCAGTATTTCATCATCATTAActaacaaacttttttttatatctgCTCTTTCTATCTCATGgatcatcttttttttcttttgttattgtcATTTATTCTTTTGTCTCCAACATTTCACATCTCTAACATACAACATATCTAACACACATCATCTGTTGATAATGACATGCTTTTGGATCCAGAACACATGAATATATCTTTACTAAAATATCTTAACACTCTCACACATTAGATCTCaacttataaaacaaaaaaaaatacacctAAAAATGCTTAATCACATGCATTAGAGTTACATATCACATGATAATCCGAACTAATCAACCAATAATAAGATGTGTCAAATCAAAAGATTCCAACTTTTCAAGTGATTTTCTCTACTCTGTTCTTCCTAAGAGCAAGCGGAAACAGAGGACGCAGCGGAACAGAGGATTTAGAAGGAGTGCAAACAGGAACATGCATCATC from Raphanus sativus cultivar WK10039 unplaced genomic scaffold, ASM80110v3 Scaffold1398, whole genome shotgun sequence includes the following:
- the LOC108809383 gene encoding LOW QUALITY PROTEIN: putative leucine-rich repeat receptor-like serine/threonine-protein kinase At2g14440 (The sequence of the model RefSeq protein was modified relative to this genomic sequence to represent the inferred CDS: deleted 1 base in 1 codon), encoding MPYLRLILLAVLSLLSSSLSQPSPPSAILIDCGASTSSVINNRKWRSDTDLISAGTSKNVTGQVLDQILSTLRSFPLNLRRKFCYVVTVSRGWKYMIRTTYFYGGVNGKGTPPPVFDQIVDGTLWGVVNTTADYADGLASYYEGVFLAQGKSISVCIGSNTYTTSDPFISALEVVRLDGTVYNSTQFKEFGMSLVARHAFGYSGPIIRFPDDEFDRFWEPYSLNSTVPNNRKLEVSGFWNLPPSRIFNTDLRANQVQPLEFTWPPMPLKNSFYYIALYFAHDSDSLGDGTRVFDVSVNGIAYYKDLSVTPAGSVIFASRWPLEGLTTLTLTPASGSTLAPLVNGGEMFELISIGGKTLVRDATALNAIKRSFKNVPVDWNGDPCMPKNYSWSGVTCSHGPRIRIVALNLTSMGLSGSLAPQVAKLTALSSIWLGNNSLSGSIPDFTSLKFLESVHLEDNSFSGTFPSFFGGVPHLRELFLQNNNLTGKVPSKLLQKPGLELRVSGNPFLTQPPR